The genomic DNA TGCACCAACTGGAACGACTGCGCGGCATCCATTCCGTTGACCGCGGATGCCGGCAGCGCGACGTTCATCGTGTAACAGGTGGCGGACGCCACGCTCACCGGAACGCCCGCGAAGGTGCCGTGTGCGGAGTAGTGGAGATGCCCCGCGAGGATGCCGCGGACATCACTGCCGCGGATCACCTCTGCCAGTTCATCCTGATGCTGGAGTTCGAGGATGTCGAAGAGCGGGATGTGGCTCGGCAGCGGCGGGTGGTGCATCGCGAGCAGCGTGCCGTGCGGGGCAGGCTGACGGAGCTGCTCGGCGAGCCACGCCCGTTGCCCGCCGTCGAGGTCGCCATGGTGCCATCCGGGCACACTGGTGTCCAGGGCGATCAGCCGCAGCCCATCGAGATCCCAGACGCCGGTGACGGGTTCTTCGGTGGGAGCGAGATCGAGCAGCCCCTCCCGAAGTGCCGGGCGTTCGTCATGGTTCCCTGCAACCCACACGACGACCGCGCCGAGCTCGGCGGCGACCGGTTCGACAGCATCGCGCAGCCGTCGATACGCCTCGGGCTCTCCCAGGTCGGCGAGGTCACCGGTGATCACGATCGCGGCCGGATTCGGATGCACGACCCGGATCGCTTCGAGCGTCCGTGCGAAATTCGCCTCGACGTCGTACCGTCCGGCGAGGCGGACTCCCCCTGCGAGATAGTGCGGGTCGCTGACGTGGATGATCACGTGGGATGCCGGCTCGTGACGACCGAAGACGTGCTCGCTGGCGGAGGGCGCAGACATGGCATCAGCCTAGGCGGCGAGACGGACGATCGCCTCGCCGCCTCCGGAATCACGCCTCGTGTCGACGAGCGTATTCCGAGAACACGACCCCTGAACCGAACACCGTCGTACTCACCTCCTCGAACTGCGCGGGGTGGTACGGACGGGTCCCGAACAGGGGGATGCCATCACCGAAGAATGAAGAGATTACAGCACCTGTAGTGGTTGCGCTAGGGTGAGCTCATGGCAAAGAACGAGGCGAGACGCCGCACGATCACGGATGCCGGCCTCCGGGTGCTCGCGCACGACGGCTCCCGCGGACTCACCCATCGCGCGGTCGACCTCGAAGCCGGCGTGCCCACCGGGACGACATCGAACTATTTCCGCACCAGGGACGCCCTCATCGAGGGGCTGGTCGAACGCATCGGCGAGCGGCTGGCGCCGACCCCGGAGGATCTCGCCGCGCGCGCGTCATCCGTTCCGAGCCGAGCACTGTTCGCGGACTACCTCCGCGACATCGTGCGTCGGCTGAGCGACGATCGCGACGTGACGCTTGCGTTGTTCGAGCTCCGCTTGGAAAGCAGCCGACGTCCGGAGCTGGCTGCTGTGCTGGGCGCCTGGCAGCGATCGGGTCTGGATGCCGACGTCGATTTCAATGCACAGGCAGGCCTCCCCGGCGGGCGGCGGGAGATCGCGCTGTTCCACTATGCGATCGACGGGCTCCTGCTCGACCGTTTGACGACGCCGATCGATCCTGAGACATCGACCGACGATGTGATCGATGACCTCGTCGCGGGGCTCCTCGGCTGAACGCCGCAGACTGACCGTCGCTCAGTGCCCGAGGACGATGATCAGGATGCCGGTGACCACGGCGACGGCGCACAGGGCGAAGCATCCGTAAGCACCGACGAGCGACAGACGTTTCTGCCCATCCGTGAGCGGGCTCTTCTTGGCGGCCTTCGCCGCCTGCTTCGCGGCGCGCTTGAGCTCTTTCTCAGAGATCACGGTGATCGCGTCTGTGAACTCGGCCGGACTCACGACCGGCGCGTGCCCGCTGCGCACCAGGAGGCGCAGTCCCACTGCGTAGAAGGTGACGATCGCCGCGGCGCCGATGAGCGCGGCCGCGAACACCTGGATGAAGGCGAACCAGTTGATCACTTCGACTCCTCGTTCGTACCGTCGGCCGTGTCCGTTTCAGCCGGTGACGCCGCACGGGCGTCCGATCGCGCGGCGGCCTTGGCCTTCTTCGCTGCCGACTTCGCCTTCTCCCTGGCGTGCGCCCTGGCCTTGGCCTCGGCCTTGGCCCGCTCGAGGCTCTGCTGTCGACGAGTCGGCGGCGGGGCATCGGGAAGGTCGACGGCCATACCCGACTCGGCCACATCGCTCATCGCGTTCGCGTGGGTGACCACGTTGCGACGGGAGCGCAGGAAGAGGCCGATGATGATGGCGACCGCGATCACGGCGTCGATCGCAACACCCCAGTTGCCCAGCCACTGCACCAGCAGCGCGGCCATCGCCCCGACCGCTCCGGCAGCCGGGAGCGTGAGCAGCCAGCCGATCCCGATGCGTCCGGCGGTCCGCCAGCGGACGGTGGAGCCGCGGCGGCCGAGCCCCGAACCGATGACGGAGCCGGACGCGACCTGCGTCGTCGACAGTGCGAAGCCGAGGGCGCTGGAGGCGAGGATGGTCGCGGCCGTCGAGCTCTCCGCGGCGAAGCCCTGCGCAGGCTTGACGTCGGTCAGCCCCTTGCCGAGTGTGCGGATAATCCGCCAGCCGCCGAGATAGGTGCCGAGGGCGATCGTGAAGGCACACGCGACGATGACCCAGAATTCCGGCTCATGATGCTCGTCGGACTGCCACCCGATCGTGATGAGCGCGAGTGTGATGATGCCCATCGTCTTCTGCGCGTCGTTCGTGCCGTGCGCGAGGGCGACGAGGGACGACGTGAAGATCTGCCCCCAGCGGAAGCCGTCGCGACCGTCAGGCTTGCCGTCGTAGCGCCGCGTGATCGAGTACGCGATCTTCGTGGCGATGAAGGCGATGAGTCCCGCCGTGAGCGGCGCGATGAGCGCCGGCAGGATGATCTTCGACAGCACGATGCCGAAGTCGATTCCCGTGAATCCGACCCCGACGAGGGTCGCGCCGATGAGGCCGCCGAACAGTGCGTGCGAAGAGCTCGACGGCAGGCCGAGCAGCCAGGTGAGCATGTTCCACGTGATCGCGCCGATGAGTCCGGCGAAGATCAGCGGCAGGAACACCTCGGCGCCCATCTCGCGGATCGCGTCCTCGCGGACGATCCCGCCGGAGACGGTCTTGGCGACCTCGGTCGATAGGAATGCGCCGACGAGGTTGAGGACGGCGGCGAGAAGGACTGCCGTTCTCGGCTTGAGAGCACCGGTCGCGATGGGCGTGGCCATCGCGTTCGCGGTGTCGTGGAAGCCGTTCGTGAAGTCGAAGAAGAGTGCAAGTGCAATGACAAGCACGACGATGAGGGCTGCGGTTTCCACCGTTCACTTTCGGTCGATTCGAAGAAGAAGGGTGTCGACGTGATCGACGTGATGAACGAAGAGTTCACCGTGGGTTTGCCTTCCGTTAACCGGCCCCGGTAGATCCTCCCACCCTCCCCGATGCCGGTCAACTCGACCTGGGATAGCGTGGAGCGGTGACCAACGCTCCGATCGCAGACCGCCGCTCGCACATTCGAACCCACCACGGCCACACCTTCGAGGATCCGTACGAATGGTTGCGCGAGAAGGAGTCGTCCGAGGTGACTGCACACCTCGAGGCGGAGAACGCCCACACGGATGCCGAAACCGCACACCTGGCAGACCTCCGCGAGACGCTGTTCCAGGAGATCAAGGGCCGTGTACTGGAGACCGATCTCTCCGTGCCCACCCGACGCGGAGACTGGTGGTACTACGGCCGCACCGAGGAAGGCGCCCAGTACGGCATCCAGTGCCGCGCGGCAGCCGCACCCGACGACTGGACTCCCCCACTGCTGGAGCCCGGGGTACCCGTGCCCGGCGAGGAGGTGCTGCTCGACGGCAACGTCGAGGCGGAGGGACATGAGTTCTTCGCCCTGGGGTCCTTCGCCGTCTCGGACGACGCCACCCGGTTGCTCTGGTCCACCGACTTCGAAGGCGACGAGCGCTACACGGTCCACGTGCGCGACCTCGTCACCGGCGAACTGCTGGCCGATGAGATCCCGAACACCGGCGGCGCTTTCTTCACGCCTGCCGGCGACGGCATCCTGTACACGACGCTCGACGATTCCTGGCGGCCCGACACACTCTGGCTGCACCGCATCGGCACAGCGGTCGACGACGATGTGAAGCTGTTCCACGAGCCCGACGAGCGGTTCTGGCTGGGTGCAGGCATCACGCGCAGCCGGCGCTATCTCGTGATCGCCGTGGGCTCCAGCATCACCAGCGAAGAGCATCTCGTCGATCTGCGCGGTCCGATCACCGCCGAGCCCCGACTGGTGTGGCCGCGCCGCGAGGGAGTCGAGTACTCGCTCGAGCACGCCGTCGTCGACGGCGACGACCGCCTGTTCATCCTGCACAACGACGACGCCCTCGACTTCGAGCTCGTCTCGGTGCCGGCATCCGACCCGCAAGGCGAGCGGCGCGTCATCGTCGCGCACGAGGCCGGTCGGCGTCTGCTCGGCATGGACGCGTTCCGTGATTTCGCGACGGTGGAGTACCGCAGCGAGGGGTTGGAGCGCGTCGGCCTGCTCGACTACGCGACGGATGCCGTGGACGAACTCTCCTTCGACGAACCGCTGTACTCGGCCGGCGTCAGCGGGAACCCCGAGTGGCACTCGCCGTTCCTCCGTCTCGGCTACGCCTCGTTCGTGACGCCGGGCACGGTGTACGACCTGGACCTCGCCACCCGCGAACTGGTGCTGCGCAAGCAGCAGCCGGTGCTCGGCGGGTATGACGCGGCCGAGTACGGGCAGAAACGCGAATGGGCGGTGGCATCCGACGGCACCCGGGTGCCCATCTCCCTGGTCTGGAAGCGCTCGTTCGGTGAGCCGGGCGCCGAACTTCGACCGCTGCACCTCTACGGCTACGGGTCGTACGAGCACTCGATCGATCCTGGGTTCTCGGTGGCGCGCCTCTCCGAACTCGACCGCGGCGTGATCTTCGCGGTGGCGCACGTGCGCGGCGGTGGCGAGATGGGCCGGCAGTGGTACGAAGACGGCAAGAAGCTGTCCAAGCGCAACACGTTCACGGACTTCGTCACCTGCGCCGAACATCTGATCGCCGCAGGAGTCACCTCCGCGGACCGCATGGTCGCCGAGGGCGGCAGCGCCGGGGGTCTCCTCATGGGCGCGGTCGCGAACCTCGCACCGGACAAGTTCGTCGGCATCCTGGCATCCGTCCCCTTCGTCGACGCGCTGACCTCGATCCTCGACCCCTCGCTCCCCCTCACCGTCATCGAATGGGACGAGTGGGGCGACCCGCTGCACGATGCCGACGTCTACGAGTACATGAGGTCGTACACGCCGTACGAGAACGTGCGATCTGACGCGACGTACCCGCGCATCCTGGCCGTGACATCTCTCAACGACACGCGGGTGCTCTACGTCGAGCCGGCGAAATGGGTGGCGGCGCTGCGCGAAGCGGGTGCGTCCGATGTTCTCCTGAAGTGCGAGATGGTCGCCGGGCACGGCGGCGTCAGCGGGCGCTACAACTCCTGGAAGGAAAGGGCGTTCGAGCTGGCCTGGCTGCTCGACACCCTCGGCTTGGCGGAGGCCTGACCCCGGGCTGCTGAGATCAGGAGTTCCGCCCGAGATCAGGACGATTCAGCAGGAATCGTCCTGATCTCGGGACATTGTCCTGATCTCGGGCTGCGGCGACTTCTCCTCCACAGACGACTGTCGGGCTAATTTGATGCACATCCCGCCGGTTCAGCCCCGCGGAACCGCGAGTACGCGGAGAGTGTACGGATGCTCCTCGAGGAATGGCTCCGCGCTCACGATGGCGCCGCGCACTCGTCAGACATATACGCTGCTGGGTTCAGCAAGCATGCGATAGCGGCGGGAGTCCGATCGGGGCGGATGCTGCGATTCCGGCGGTCCTGGATCGCGCTCCGTGAGTGTGATTCGGCGATCCTGGCCGCGATCGGCATCGGCGGGCGACTGACGTGCGTGAGCGCCGCCCGGAAACTCGGGCTTTGGGTCCCCGCGCACTCTGGCGTCCACGTCGCCGTATCGCCTAGCGCGGCCCGGATCAAGACCGAGGGACTGCGTGTGCATTGGTCGACGGGCCCTGCGCCCGCTGCTGCGCGCGCAGTCGTCGATCCGCTGATCAATGTGCTCCACCATGTAGCGCGATGCCAAGAACTGGCTGCCGCCCTGGCGATCTGGGAATCGGCGCTCAACAAGAAGTTCGTCGACGCCGCGGTGCTCGAGCGCATTGAATGGCACAGTGAACGCGCGAACCACATCGCCGCCCTCTGCACAAAGCTGTCCGACTCGGGACTGGAGACCCACTTCGTGGACCTGATGCGCGCGATCGGCGTCGCCGTTCAACAGCAGGTATGGATCGACGGGCACTCGATCGATGCGCTGATCGGCGATCGCCTGGTCGTTCAGCTCGATGGTTTCGCGCACCACAGCAGCCCGGCCGATCGCCGTCGTGACATCGAAGCCGACGTCCGCTTGCGCCTACGCGGCTATACCGTCGTGCGCTTCGACTACTACCAGGTGCTTTTCCAGCCGGACTTGGTCCAGAACGTCATCCGCGCGGCGATCGCACAGGGGCTTCACCGCGCGGCCTGACGGTGTCCGTCCGCCTGAGATCAGGAAGACCGCCCCAGATCAGGAAGAATCTGCGGGAAACGTCCTGATCTGGGGACTTCGTCCTGATCTCAGCCGGCGTCGGGGCCAGGATCAGCCGAAGAGCGCCGCGGCCTCGTCGTAACGGGCGCGGGAGACGGTGTTCAGCTCACCGAGAGCCTCGGCGAACGGCACACGGACGATGTCGGTGCCACGCATGGCCACCATCTGACCCCAGGACTCCTCGACCAGCGCATCTGCCGCGTGCAAGCCGAGCCGAGTCGCGAGCACTCGATCGAACGCCGACGGCGAACCGCCGCGCTGGATGTGGCCGAGCACGGTGGAGCGGGTCTCGATGCCGGTGATGCGCTCGATCTCGGGGGCGAGGATCTCGCTGATGCCGCCGAGGCGCGGGCGGTTGAAGGCGTCCAGTCCCTTATCGCTGTATGCCTCGTCCATGCCGGTGAGGGTGAAGCCCTCGGACACCACGACGAGCGGAGCCCTGCCGCGGTCGAACGCGCTGGTGACCAGAGCGGCGATCTCATCGATCGACATCGGGACCTCGGGGATGCAGATCACATGAGCGCCTGCGGCCATTCCAGCGTGCAACGCGATCCAGCCGACATGACGTCCCATCACCTCGGCGACCATGCACCGCTGGTGCGAGTCGCCGGTGGTGCGCAGGCGGTCCATGGCATCGGTTGCGATGTTGACCGCGGTGTCGAAGCCGAACGAGTAGTCCGTGGCCTGCAGATCGTTGTCGATGGTCTTCGGGACCCCGAGCACGTTGATGCCGTCCTTCGACAGACGATCGGCGGCGGCCAGAGTGCCCTCTCCGCCGATCGCGACGATGCCGTCGATCTTGTGGCCGTACAGGGTCTTCGCGATGTTCTCGGCGCCGCCGCGCGCACCCTCGTAGGGGTTGGTGCGGCTGGTGCCCAGAATCGTGCCGCCGGCCTTGGAGAGCCCCTTCACCTCGTGTCGCGTGAGCGGGAAGAAGTCACCGTCCACAACACCGCGCCAGCCGTTCCGGATGCCGACGAACTCGATGTCGTACGTCGTCGTGCCCTTGAGAACGATGCCGCGGATGACCGCGTTGAGTCCGGGGCAGTCGCCGCCGCTCGTCAGGATGCCGATCTTCATGCTGCTGCCTTCTGACTTCGGGAAAGGGGGAAAGGCGACGCTGCCTGCCTCGACACTAGTGCCGAAGCGCCATCAGGCGCCATTCGAGACGCGCGAAAACCCCGGATCTTGCCGGCCAAGATCGACCGAATCGCCGATCTTCCCTCGAAGGGGATTTTTCGAAGCCGTCCGCCCGTTAAGAAGCGTGCTTCTTAACGGGCGGATTGAGGTGTATTTCAGGAGGCGCCGAGCGCCTGACGCAGCAGGTGCATGAGCGCAGCGAGCTGCACCGGCTCGGCAGCCGCGTCATCCACGGCCTCGCCGTCGAGCGCACGCGCTGCCAGCCCTTGCTTCTGATCGATGAGCTCCGCGATCTTGGTGTCGATCGTGTGCGCGGCGATGATGCGCCAGGCGGTGACGGGCTCGTCCTGCCCGATGCGGTGCACCCGGTCGATCGCCTGCGTCTGTTCGGCGGCCGTCCAGCTGAGCTCAGCGAGCACGACGTTCGATGCTGCCTGCAGATTGAGGCCGACGCCTGCCGCGGTGAGCGAGCAGACGGCGATGCCGACGGCGGGATCGCCGTTGAAGTCGTCGATCGCCTGCTGGCGCGCAGTGGACGTCTGATCGCCTCGGATCGACACTGAGCGGATGCCCACCGAGGCGAAGTGCGCCTCGGCTCGATCCATCACGTCGATGTGCTTCGCGAAGAACACGACCTTGCCGACCGAGCGCTGCAGCTGTGCTGCATAATCGGCGGCGAGCTGAGCCTTGGCCTGACCGATTCGGCGCACCATCGTGAAGACGTTGTCGCCGCCGGTACCTGCGGCCTTCGACTCCTCGAGCTCGTTGTGTGCAACCAGGCGGACGATGTCTTCGTCGATCTCGCCAGGAGTACCGGTCCACAGGCTCTTCGATGCGGACGAGGTGCGCGCTTCGATGATGCGGCGGTACTTCGCAGCCAGCCGCTCCCCCAGTTCGCGCTCCGCCTGACGGATGCTGCGCCCGAACTCGTCGTCCAGCTGCACGGGGAGGTCTGCGATGAGCTTGTCCGGCAGGTCGGCCGCGACGTCCTTCTTCTTGCGGCGGACGATGCCCATCGAGATCACGGCCTCGCGAGCCTCCGGGTAGAAGGCCTTGTCCGCGGGAGTGAGGCCGGTCGCGTCCAGCTTCTCCATGAGCTCCGGACCCGGCTTCTCACCGGTGGTCCAACCGAGGAACCGCCAGATCGCGTCGAAGTCCTCGACGTCATTGATCAGCGGCGTTCCGGTGAGCGCCAGCATCAGCGGGTTGCCGCCGGGCGTGCGCTCGCGGACACGGGAGGCCAGCGCCAAGACGTTCTGCGAGCGCTGCGACGACAGGTTCTTGATGAAGTGCGCCTCATCGACGACCATGCCCCGCAGTCCGAGCGAGCCCAGCCAGGACATGTGCCGGTCGAGGATCTCGTAGTTCACGATGAAGACGTCCGCGAAGGCATCGATGTCGTCGCCGTCACCTTGGATGACGGTGGCGCGACGCTGCGGTGTCCAGCGCTCCACTTCGCGCGCCCAGTTCATCTTCACGACGTTCGGGACGACCGCGAGCAACGGGTAGGCCCCGGCGACGGATGCGGCGAGTGCGGACTGCGCGGTCTTGCCGAGTCCTGGCTCGTCCGCGAGGAGGAAGCTGCGGTGGCCCGCTCGCACCTCTTCGAGGAAGCGGGACTGGTGCACCATGATCTCGAGGCCCTTGGGCGACAGGTGGTCGAACTCGGGTGCCGGCGGCAGATCCATGCTCGCCACGGCTCCGCCGGCTCCGGTCTCGAACGACTTGTAGAGCGGCCCCATCAACTCCCAGCCGTCGAGGCGGCGGCGCGGAGTGCTCGTCGCCCGTGGCGTGAGGTCGGGCTCGAGGAACGGGTTGGCGAGCTGACGCGCTTCGACGGAGAGCGGTGTGACCTGGCGCTCGGCGATCCCCGCCGGCACGACGGGCGCCTGCACAGGGGCGATGTCGACGATGATGAGCTCTTCCGGAGCGAGCTCGGCTCCGGATTCGAGGAGCCAGTCGCGCCGCATCCGCTTCGCAACCGGCGATGTCGCCTGATCAGCCTCGAGCAGCTGGATGAGGGACGTGTCCCGCGCTGCGGTCTTGGCGAGGATGGTCGCGACGCCGTCGAGCCGCTTGAGCAGTTCTGCGCGTGCGGGATCGCCGAGCTCGGCATCGGCCTTCACCCTGGCCCGCTCCTCGCGCACCAGGAACGCGATCACCTGGAACTTCACCCGGTTCGTCGGACCCAGCTTGCCGCGCTGCGACTTCGCTTCGATCTCGCGCACTTTGCGCGCGAGGATCGGGATGAGGGGGGCGTCGTCGTCGCGACGGGATGTCTTCTTGCGCCGCGTGGCGGCAGTTGCCGTAGTCGGCATGCTCCTCCTGAGCGTGAATGCCGAGGCGCCCGGGGCGCCTGAGCCGTTCTCGATGTCCGCGTGTGGCGTGTGCCAGGACCGTACGAACAGTAGACCTCATTCCCGCCGACGCACGAGTGACGTGCGAGGTTCGCCGGGAACGATCGACAGTCTACGCCAGAATCGCCGTCCACTGCCGAGCGACGAGCCGAATCACGGCTGGCGGGCGAGCAGCACTTCGGCCTCGGCGACATCGGACGCCATCTGCGCCTTGAGCTTGTCGATGCCTTCGAACGCGACCATCCCCCGCAGGCGCTGGACGAACTCGACGCTCACGTCGTGGCCGTACAGATCGAGATCGGTCTCGCCGAGGACGTGCGCCTCCACCTGACGAACGAGGACGTCGTCGAAGGTGGGGTTCGTCCCGACCGAGATCGCAGCCCGGTGGCGGATCCCGCTGTCGTGGTCGACGAGCCAGCCCGCGTACACGCCATCCGCCGGCACGAAGGCGTCGACGATCGTCGAAAGATTCGCAGTCGGGAATCCGAGTTCTCGCCCCCGCTTCAGTCCGTGCACGACCTCGCCGCGCACATCGACATTGCGGCCGAGGACGCGCGTCGCCGTCGCGACGTCTCCTTCGATGAGCAGCTCACGGATCCACGTCGACGACACCCGACGCTCGGATCCGGGCAGATAGACGTCGTCGACGACATCGACCGTGAAGCCGTGCTGCGGGCCGAGCGTGCGAAGGAGTTCGGGGTCTCCCGCCCCGCCGCGACCGAACCGGAAGTCCTCGCCGACGAGCACCGTCGACACCCGGAGCGCTGCGACCAGGATGTCGGCGACGAACGCCTCGGCGCTTCGCGCAGCCATGGCCTCGTCGAATGTGAGCAGAAGCGTCGCATCGAGGTCGAGCTCGCCGAGCAACTCGAGCTTGCGCTCGACCGTGACCACGTTCTCAGGACAGCGATCAGGGCGCAGCACGGCGAGCGGATTGCGGTCGAAGGTGACGGCGACAGCGCGCGCACCGGATGCCGCAGCCTCCTCCTTCAGTCGACGGATGACCGCGCGGTGACCGGCGTGCACGCCGTCGAACTTCCCGATCGCCACGACGGAGCGACCGAAGTCGGCGGGAATCTGAGCGGGGTCACGGAAGACGATCACGCCGCCACCCCCGAGAGCTGCGGCGACGATACTGGTCGGTGCGTGCGCAACCACCAGATCCCGAACACCGGGAGAACCAACGGGATGAACAGGTAACCGACACCGAACATCGACCAGACGGTCTCGTGCTGGAAGAGCGCCGGCATCAGCAGGCTGAGCGTCCCGACGACGAGCACACCCGTGAGCTCGAACACGATTGCCACCCAGGCCACGGCGTACCAGCCGCTTCGTCCGGCGAGCACCAGCGCGAGAGTCGCCAGGATGTACACGACGGCCGCCACGGCGGACAGTGTGTAGGCCAGCGGCGCCTCGTCGAAACGGCGGATGATCTGCACGACGCTCCGCCCGGTCGCGGCGAGCGCCATCACGGCGTAGACGATCACGAGGACACGGCCGATACCGGTCATCCGAGGGGCGGGAACGGAGGAGCTCATAGCGCATTCCATCCTAGGTGCGCAGAGAAGGACTGGTCTCCGCGTCCTCGCCAGAGGTCAGGCGATCTGGATCGTCCAGATGACCTGCATCCGCCAGAGCATGATCGCGATGGCCAGGCCTGCGACGCCGAGGATCACGGTGCTCCAGCGGCTGCGCTCCATCAGCGCCCACAGGACCGCGCCGATCGGCAGCAGCACGGCGGAGACGAGATAGACCCAGTACTCGAGCAGATCACCGGTGGGCGGATTGCCTGCCAGGGGCGCGACGATCGCGATGACCACCTGTGCGACGAGGAGGATCTCGACGAGAGCGAGAGACCCGACCGAGAAGTCGCTGGGACGGCGACCGACGAGACCGAGAACGAGGCAGAACACTCCGGCCGCGACGGCGACCGCGATCTGCGCGACGGTGAACCAGAGGATCACGACGCGACGTCCGGCATGTTCATGGCGCTCTTGAGGTCGGCGCCGCGCTTCTCGACGATGCCGACGAGCGCTCCATCCGGATCGATGGCCGCTGCGAGTGCGCCCGTGAGCCGTGCGGCCTGACCGGCGAGCCGTTTGCCGTGGCGCAGATCCCGGGCGTCATCCGCGCTCACCGGGAGCGCCTCGAGGATGCGCGCGGCAGCATCGGCGGGGGTGAGCGTCGATGCTCCGGCCAGATCTTCGATGGCGACGGCATCCGCGACGTCGAAGGCGCCTACTCGAGTGCGGCGCAACGCCGTGAGGTGACCGCCGACGCCCAGTGCAGCGCCGAGATCGCGCGCCAGCGAACGGATGTAGGTGCCGGAGGAGCAGTCGACGACGACATCGAGGTCGAGGGTGCCGGAGCCTCTGCGCTCGGCGATGACGTCGAAGCGGGACACGACGACGTCGCGTGCGGCGAGGACGACCTCCTCCCCTGCACGAACCCGGTCGTACGCCCGGCGACCGTCGACCTTGATCGCCGACACCGAACTGGGGACCTGCGAGATCGCACCGGTCAGCGCCGCGACCCCCTCTGCGATGCGCGCCGGGGTGACCGTGGCCCAGGTCGAATCGTCGGCGCGCTCGGTGATCTCGCCGTCCGCGTCGTCGGTACCGGTCGTCTGGCCGAGCCGGATCGTCGCCTCGTAGGTCTTATCTGCGCCGACGATATAGGTGAGGAGCCTCGTGGCCCCTTCGATCCCGATCACCAGCAGTCCGGTCGCCATCGGATCGAGTGTGCCCGCGTGCCCGACCTTGCGAGTGCCGAAGGCCTTGCGCGTGCGCGCGACCGCGTCGTGGCTGGTGATGCCCGCGGGCTTGTCGACGAGGAGGATGCCGGGCGAGACCATCCTCCCAGCCTAACTCTCGTCATAGGCTGACCTGGTGCCCGCGAATCCGACGTCTCTGCCCGCTCTGCAGGCCGAGCTGTCCACCTGGTATCGGCGAACCGCCCGAGATCTGCCATGGCGCCGCACTGCGTTTCACGAACAGTTCGGCGCCTGGGGCACGCTCGTCAGCGAGTTCATGCTGCAGCAGACCCCTGTCAACCGGGTGATCCCGCATCTGGACGCCTGGTTGACGCGCTGGCCGACGCCCCGTGCCATGGCTGCCGCCACGGGGTCAGAGGTGGTGCAGCAGTGGGCGAACCTCGGTTATCCGCGCCGCGCACTGTGGCTGCACCGCGCGGCGATCGAGATCGTGGAACGGCATGACGGAATCGTGCCGCGAGAGGTCGATGCTCTGCTCGCTCTCTCCGGAATCGGCGACTACACCGCGAGGGCCGTGGCCGTCTTCGCCTACGGCGACCGGCATCCCGTCGTCGACACCAACACACGCAGAATGCTCGCGAGGGCGATCGAGGGAAAGGCGCAACCGGCGGCGGCCTCACGTCGTGACCTTGCCCTGATGGATTCCCTGCTGCCGGCGACGGATGCCGAATCGGGCGTGTTCAACGCCGCAGCGATGGAGCTGGGCGCGACGGTGTGCACCGCTCGCGCTCCGAAATGCGACCGGTGCCCACTTCGCACCAGCTGCGCCTGGGTGGCGGCCGGCCGGCCGGAAACGCCGGACACTCGGCGGCGGCAGGCGACGTATGAGGGTTCGGACCGGCAGGCCCGCGGCGCGGTGCTGCGGATGCTGCGCGAAGCGGCGCCGTCCGCAGTGCCACTGTCGTCCGTGATCGCCGATTGGCCGGATCTCCGACAGCGAGACAGGGCGATCGACTCGCTCATCGCAGACGGCCTCGCCGAGGCATCCGAGGATCTGCTCTCGCTCCCGCGCTGATCGTCCGGGAGCCCGGGACCGCTCCGTCAGAGAAACTGATCCGTCCGG from Microbacterium sp. LWO13-1.2 includes the following:
- a CDS encoding A/G-specific adenine glycosylase — protein: MPALQAELSTWYRRTARDLPWRRTAFHEQFGAWGTLVSEFMLQQTPVNRVIPHLDAWLTRWPTPRAMAAATGSEVVQQWANLGYPRRALWLHRAAIEIVERHDGIVPREVDALLALSGIGDYTARAVAVFAYGDRHPVVDTNTRRMLARAIEGKAQPAAASRRDLALMDSLLPATDAESGVFNAAAMELGATVCTARAPKCDRCPLRTSCAWVAAGRPETPDTRRRQATYEGSDRQARGAVLRMLREAAPSAVPLSSVIADWPDLRQRDRAIDSLIADGLAEASEDLLSLPR